One segment of Altererythrobacter sp. Root672 DNA contains the following:
- the hslU gene encoding ATP-dependent protease ATPase subunit HslU, with protein MNDHLTPKAIVAALDEHIIGQAEAKRAVAVALRNRWRRQRLSPELRDEVTPKNILMIGPTGCGKTEISRRLAKLADAPFVKVEATKFTEVGYVGRDVEQIARDLAEEAIRLEKDRRREAVRESASKAAMDRLLKALVGENASEATRESFRLRIVENAMNDVEVEVEVEDAPQSSFELPGMGGNVGMINLSEMMGKAFGKQNLKRRKLKVPDAWDKLVDEEAEKRMDQDDVARVALANAEANGIVFLDEIDKIAVSDVRGGSVSREGVQRDLLPLIEGTTVATKYGPMKTDHVLFIGSGAFHIAKPSDMLPELQGRLPIRVELKALTEEDFVAILSDTRANLVQQYRALLGTEKVTVDVTPDAIREIARIAAQVNETIENIGARRLQTVMEKLFEDLSFEAEDRQGDSVVIDAGYVRERLAVLAQDADLSKYVL; from the coding sequence ATGAACGATCACCTGACCCCTAAGGCGATAGTCGCGGCATTGGACGAACACATCATCGGCCAGGCCGAAGCCAAGCGCGCAGTCGCCGTGGCGCTGCGCAACCGTTGGCGCCGCCAGCGCCTCTCACCCGAACTGCGCGACGAGGTGACGCCGAAGAACATCCTGATGATCGGGCCCACGGGCTGCGGCAAGACCGAGATCAGCCGGCGCCTGGCCAAGTTGGCCGATGCTCCCTTCGTGAAGGTGGAAGCGACCAAGTTCACCGAGGTCGGCTACGTCGGCCGCGATGTGGAGCAGATCGCCCGCGACCTGGCAGAGGAGGCCATCCGGCTGGAAAAGGACCGCCGGCGCGAGGCGGTGCGTGAATCGGCGAGCAAGGCGGCGATGGACCGGCTGCTCAAGGCGCTTGTCGGCGAAAATGCCAGTGAGGCGACGCGCGAGAGCTTTCGCCTGCGCATCGTCGAGAACGCGATGAACGACGTCGAAGTCGAGGTCGAAGTCGAGGATGCTCCGCAGAGCTCGTTCGAGCTGCCCGGCATGGGTGGCAACGTCGGCATGATCAATCTCAGCGAGATGATGGGCAAGGCGTTCGGCAAGCAGAACCTCAAGCGCCGCAAGCTCAAGGTGCCCGACGCCTGGGACAAGCTGGTCGACGAGGAAGCTGAAAAGCGCATGGACCAGGACGACGTCGCCCGCGTCGCGCTCGCCAATGCGGAAGCGAACGGGATCGTCTTCCTAGACGAGATCGACAAGATCGCCGTCTCTGACGTCAGGGGCGGATCGGTCAGCCGCGAGGGTGTGCAGCGCGACCTGCTGCCGCTGATCGAGGGTACCACGGTCGCTACCAAGTATGGCCCGATGAAGACCGACCACGTGCTGTTCATCGGCAGCGGCGCGTTCCACATCGCCAAGCCTTCGGACATGCTGCCCGAACTCCAGGGCCGCCTGCCGATTCGTGTTGAGCTGAAGGCGCTGACCGAGGAGGACTTCGTTGCCATCCTGTCGGACACCCGCGCGAACCTTGTCCAGCAGTACCGCGCGTTGCTCGGGACCGAAAAGGTCACCGTCGACGTCACGCCCGATGCGATCCGCGAAATCGCCCGCATTGCCGCGCAAGTGAACGAGACCATCGAGAACATCGGTGCCCGGCGCTTGCAGACGGTGATGGAGAAGCTGTTCGAGGATCTCAGCTTCGAGGCCGAGGACCGCCAGGGCGATTCGGTCGTGATCGACGCTGGCTATGTCCGCGAGCGACTGGCCGTGCTCGCGCAGGACGCCGACCTCAGCAAGTACGTGCTCTAG
- the hslV gene encoding ATP-dependent protease subunit HslV yields the protein MDDREGRHGLIQWHGTTIIGVSRGGKTVIAGDGQISMGNTVMKPNARKVRRIGEGGKVIAGFAGATADAFTLFERLEKKLEQYSGQLLRAAVELAKDWRTDKYLRNLEALMIVADKDTLLVLTGNGDVLEPEGGIAAIGSGGNYALSAARALADYEDDAETIARKAMAVAAEICVFTNDRVTVETI from the coding sequence ATGGACGATAGAGAGGGACGCCACGGCCTTATCCAGTGGCACGGCACTACCATCATTGGCGTCAGCAGGGGCGGCAAGACCGTCATCGCCGGTGACGGCCAGATTTCCATGGGCAACACGGTGATGAAGCCGAACGCCCGCAAGGTCCGCCGGATCGGCGAAGGCGGGAAGGTCATCGCCGGTTTCGCCGGTGCCACCGCCGACGCCTTCACCCTGTTCGAACGGCTCGAAAAGAAGCTCGAGCAATATTCCGGCCAGCTGCTGCGCGCGGCGGTCGAGCTCGCCAAGGACTGGCGGACCGACAAGTATCTCCGCAACCTCGAAGCGCTGATGATCGTGGCCGACAAGGACACGCTGCTGGTGCTCACCGGCAATGGCGACGTGCTCGAACCCGAAGGCGGCATCGCTGCGATCGGATCGGGCGGTAACTACGCCTTGTCTGCCGCCCGCGCGCTCGCGGACTATGAAGACGATGCCGAAACAATCGCCCGCAAGGCCATGGCGGTCGCTGCCGAGATATGCGTGTTCACCAATGACCGCGTGACGGTCGAAACCATCTAG
- a CDS encoding outer membrane protein assembly factor BamE, whose protein sequence is MAGKWRIGIILGASVLTSGCINSIATHRGYLNDEVLLQSVQPGIDNRQSVERTLGRPSLQSEYGDPVWFYISSTTMQKPFGTPRIAEHSVTAVRFDETGNVIEVKRSGLDEVAYLNPDDAKTPTLGRERGFLEDLFGNIGQVGMGGAATGGGGGGNN, encoded by the coding sequence ATGGCGGGTAAGTGGCGCATCGGGATAATTCTGGGGGCATCCGTGCTCACGAGTGGATGCATCAATTCGATCGCGACGCACCGCGGCTACCTCAACGACGAGGTGCTGCTGCAATCCGTCCAACCCGGCATCGACAACCGCCAGTCGGTTGAGCGCACGCTGGGGCGGCCGAGCTTGCAGAGCGAGTACGGCGATCCGGTGTGGTTCTACATCTCCAGCACCACCATGCAGAAGCCTTTCGGCACCCCGAGGATTGCCGAACATTCGGTGACCGCCGTCCGTTTCGACGAGACCGGTAACGTCATCGAAGTGAAGCGCAGCGGGCTGGACGAAGTCGCTTATCTCAACCCCGACGATGCCAAGACCCCGACGCTCGGGCGCGAGCGCGGGTTCCTTGAGGACCTGTTCGGCAACATCGGCCAGGTCGGCATGGGCGGCGCGGCCACCGGCGGCGGTGGCGGCGGCAACAACTGA
- a CDS encoding ubiquinol-cytochrome C chaperone family protein: MSLLKRFLRPGSDAREALRPLWHRVVELSRDPVLYREDGVADTVAGRFDMIAAILAIVLLRLERDRVFARESALLTELFVADMDGQLRETGVGDLVVGKHMGKLMSVLGGRIGAFREALKSAEDSALAEALARNVTLLDEDSRPDGLARRLRGFYDKLCALDSKVLLSGDIGL; the protein is encoded by the coding sequence ATGTCCCTGCTCAAACGCTTCCTTCGCCCCGGATCCGATGCTCGCGAAGCGCTGCGCCCCTTGTGGCACCGCGTCGTCGAACTTTCGCGCGATCCGGTCCTCTATCGCGAGGACGGCGTGGCCGACACGGTGGCGGGACGGTTCGACATGATTGCGGCGATCCTGGCCATCGTGCTGCTGCGCCTTGAGCGTGACCGGGTCTTCGCCCGCGAATCGGCCTTGCTGACCGAATTGTTCGTGGCCGACATGGACGGCCAGTTGCGCGAGACGGGCGTGGGCGATCTGGTGGTCGGCAAGCACATGGGCAAGCTCATGTCCGTACTCGGAGGACGGATCGGCGCTTTTCGCGAGGCACTGAAGAGCGCCGAAGACTCCGCGCTGGCCGAGGCGCTGGCGCGCAATGTCACGCTGCTGGACGAGGACAGCCGGCCTGACGGCCTCGCGCGCCGGTTGCGTGGATTTTACGACAAGCTCTGCGCGCTCGACAGCAAGGTCCTTCTGTCCGGAGACATCGGCCTATGA
- a CDS encoding YceD family protein, translated as MTAPEFSRPIDLRHFAEGAIELEANEEERKAVARRFLLVAIKSLKATLDLRADGQAINANGRLHASIVQSCAISGEDLPVTIDEPLIFRFVPETPVDEEELELDAGDLDEIAYSGQSIDLGEAVAQSLVLAIDPYATGPNADRFRKEAGLLDEAAAGPFGALAALKKQD; from the coding sequence ATGACCGCGCCCGAATTCTCTCGCCCCATCGACTTGCGGCACTTCGCCGAAGGAGCGATCGAGCTCGAGGCCAACGAGGAAGAGCGCAAGGCTGTCGCCCGGCGGTTTCTGCTGGTGGCGATCAAATCGCTTAAGGCCACGCTGGATCTTCGGGCTGACGGTCAGGCCATCAACGCCAACGGACGTCTGCACGCGTCGATCGTGCAGAGCTGCGCGATTTCTGGCGAAGACCTGCCGGTGACGATCGACGAGCCGCTGATCTTCCGCTTCGTTCCCGAAACGCCTGTCGATGAGGAAGAGCTGGAACTCGATGCCGGCGATCTCGACGAGATTGCTTACTCGGGTCAGTCGATCGACTTGGGCGAAGCCGTCGCGCAGAGCCTGGTGCTGGCGATTGATCCCTACGCCACCGGCCCCAACGCCGATCGCTTCCGCAAGGAAGCCGGGTTGCTGGACGAGGCCGCTGCCGGCCCGTTCGGGGCGCTCGCAGCGCTAAAGAAGCAGGACTAG
- the ssb gene encoding single-stranded DNA-binding protein translates to MAGSVNKVILIGNLGQDPEVKSFQNGGRIANLRIATSETWKDKQTGERKERTEWHSVVLQSDGLVGVAERFLRKGSKVYIEGQLRTRKWQDQSGNDRYTTEVSVGGIGGVLTMLDGAQGGGGGGGGQRSGGGDWGDRGGSSSGGASSGGSSWNQGGGSSSGGGISDDLDDDIPF, encoded by the coding sequence ATGGCAGGCAGCGTCAACAAGGTCATTCTGATCGGGAACCTGGGTCAGGACCCGGAAGTGAAGAGCTTCCAGAACGGCGGCCGCATCGCCAACCTGCGCATCGCCACGTCTGAGACCTGGAAAGACAAGCAGACCGGCGAGCGCAAGGAGCGGACCGAGTGGCACAGCGTCGTGCTTCAGTCCGACGGCTTGGTCGGCGTGGCCGAGCGTTTCCTGCGCAAGGGCAGCAAGGTCTACATCGAAGGCCAGCTGCGCACCCGCAAGTGGCAGGATCAGTCCGGCAACGACCGTTACACCACCGAAGTCTCGGTTGGCGGTATCGGTGGTGTACTGACCATGCTCGACGGCGCCCAAGGCGGCGGCGGCGGTGGTGGTGGTCAGCGCAGCGGCGGTGGCGACTGGGGTGACCGCGGCGGTTCGTCGTCAGGCGGCGCCAGCAGCGGCGGCTCCAGCTGGAACCAGGGCGGCGGCTCGTCGTCGGGCGGCGGCATCAGCGACGACCTCGACGACGACATCCCGTTCTGA